A genomic region of Clavibacter michiganensis subsp. insidiosus contains the following coding sequences:
- a CDS encoding LacI family DNA-binding transcriptional regulator: MTSPPSAVKSGGRRTPGGRTVSMADVAAHAGVSAQTVSRVSNGAQNVEASTRQRVMDAMAELGYRPNSAARALKTGRFRSIGIIMFTLSTLGNMRTLDAIVTAASGAGYTITLMPVPHPTEGEVAGAFSRLQEEAVDGVVIIIEAHMLDRADVIIPVGLPVVIIDSDAGDPFVVVDTDQEQGTRLVTQHLLDLGHTAIVHVAGPSTSYSAARRAAEWRATMLDAGLDPEDPAQGDWTTASGYRIGKELGRRTDITGIVAANDQMALGIMHALHELGRDVPGDISVVGFDDTEESSSFWPPLTTVHQDFTEIGRRSMQVLLEMLDGREPSGDRIVPTRLVVRASAGAPRR; the protein is encoded by the coding sequence ATGACATCTCCACCGTCGGCCGTCAAGTCGGGTGGCCGGCGCACGCCCGGCGGCCGCACCGTGTCGATGGCGGACGTCGCGGCGCACGCCGGTGTGTCCGCCCAGACGGTGTCCCGGGTGTCCAACGGGGCGCAGAACGTGGAGGCCTCGACCCGGCAGCGGGTGATGGACGCGATGGCCGAGCTCGGGTACCGGCCGAACAGCGCCGCGCGGGCCCTGAAGACCGGGCGCTTCCGCAGCATCGGCATCATCATGTTCACCCTCTCGACCCTCGGGAACATGCGCACGCTCGACGCGATCGTCACGGCCGCGTCCGGCGCCGGGTACACGATCACGCTCATGCCGGTGCCGCATCCGACCGAGGGCGAGGTGGCCGGGGCGTTCAGCCGGCTGCAGGAGGAGGCGGTCGACGGCGTCGTCATCATCATCGAGGCGCACATGCTCGACCGGGCCGACGTGATCATCCCCGTGGGGCTGCCCGTCGTGATCATCGACTCCGACGCGGGCGACCCGTTCGTGGTGGTGGACACCGACCAGGAGCAGGGCACGCGGCTCGTCACGCAGCACCTGCTGGACCTCGGGCACACCGCGATCGTGCACGTCGCCGGCCCGTCCACCTCCTACTCGGCGGCCCGGCGCGCGGCCGAGTGGCGCGCGACCATGCTCGACGCGGGACTGGATCCCGAGGATCCGGCGCAGGGCGACTGGACCACCGCGTCCGGCTACCGCATCGGGAAGGAGCTCGGGCGGCGCACCGACATCACGGGCATCGTCGCCGCGAACGACCAGATGGCCCTCGGGATCATGCACGCGCTGCACGAGCTCGGCCGCGACGTGCCGGGCGACATCAGCGTGGTCGGCTTCGACGACACCGAGGAGTCGAGCTCGTTCTGGCCGCCGCTCACCACGGTCCACCAGGACTTCACCGAGATCGGCCGCCGCTCGATGCAGGTGCTGCTCGAGATGCTCGACGGCCGCGAGCCATCGGGCGACCGCATCGTGCCGACCCGGCTCGTGGTGCGCGCGAGCGCGGGGGCGCCGCGGCGCTGA
- a CDS encoding glycosyltransferase family 9 protein, with protein sequence MPVVAPLHETFSDVRSIAVLRGGGLGDLIFALPAMAALKAAYPEARITLLGTPLHRALLAGRPGGPDEVEVLPVAHGVRDVPGTDPDPEEIEAFAARMRARRFDLAVQVHGGGRNSNPFLLRLGARHTVGTATDDAERLERVIPYVYYQHEVLRGLEVAGLAGAPVADLEPVVEVTDAERAAAAERVTGAPGGLVVIHPGATDPRRRWPVESFAEVARRAAADEAQVVVVGDATDAADADRIVALGREGLPAEQAERITSLADSLTLGELAGLFTHADVVLGNDSGPRHLAQAVGARTVGVFWFGNVVNAAAFGRTRHRIHIGWTTRCPVCGVDVTQVGWTAERCAHDPSHVAEVRVDDVHADVEQLRRASLAERVPA encoded by the coding sequence GTGCCCGTCGTCGCCCCGCTCCACGAGACCTTCTCCGACGTCCGCTCCATCGCCGTGCTGCGCGGCGGCGGGCTCGGCGACCTGATCTTCGCGCTGCCCGCGATGGCGGCGCTCAAGGCCGCGTACCCGGAGGCGCGGATCACGCTGCTCGGCACGCCGCTGCACCGCGCGCTCCTCGCCGGGCGTCCCGGCGGGCCCGACGAGGTCGAGGTGCTGCCGGTCGCGCACGGCGTGCGGGACGTGCCGGGCACGGATCCCGACCCGGAGGAGATCGAGGCGTTCGCCGCCCGCATGCGCGCGCGCCGCTTCGACCTCGCGGTGCAGGTGCACGGCGGCGGCCGCAACTCCAACCCGTTCCTGCTGCGGCTCGGCGCGCGCCACACGGTGGGCACCGCGACCGACGACGCCGAGCGGCTCGAGCGCGTGATCCCGTACGTCTACTACCAGCACGAGGTGCTGCGCGGGCTCGAGGTCGCGGGGCTCGCGGGCGCGCCCGTCGCCGACCTGGAGCCGGTCGTCGAGGTGACCGACGCCGAGCGCGCCGCGGCGGCCGAGCGCGTGACGGGCGCGCCCGGCGGGCTCGTGGTGATCCACCCGGGCGCCACCGACCCGCGTCGCCGCTGGCCCGTGGAGTCGTTCGCGGAGGTCGCGCGTCGGGCGGCGGCCGACGAGGCGCAGGTGGTCGTCGTGGGCGACGCGACCGACGCCGCGGACGCCGACCGGATCGTCGCGCTCGGCCGGGAGGGGCTGCCCGCGGAGCAGGCCGAGCGGATCACCTCGCTCGCCGACTCCCTCACCCTCGGCGAGCTCGCCGGCCTCTTCACCCACGCGGATGTCGTGCTCGGCAACGACAGCGGCCCGCGCCACCTCGCGCAGGCCGTCGGCGCGCGCACGGTCGGGGTGTTCTGGTTCGGAAACGTCGTGAACGCGGCGGCGTTCGGGCGCACGCGGCACCGGATCCACATCGGCTGGACCACGCGCTGCCCGGTCTGCGGCGTCGACGTGACCCAGGTCGGCTGGACCGCCGAGCGCTGCGCGCACGACCCGTCGCACGTCGCCGAGGTGCGCGTCGACGACGTGCACGCGGACGTGGAGCAGCTGCGGCGGGCGTCGCTCGCGGAGCGCGTGCCGGCGTAG
- a CDS encoding carbohydrate ABC transporter permease, which translates to MTTMSTSAARPTAPDAARPSGPPMRRDRRRWTGLGFVAPFLVVFLVVLIAPVGYSIYLSLFQERMIGGNSFVGIANYTQALNDPNFWDALGRVALFLVVQVPIMLFIALFAALALDSARLHFTAFFRISIFLPYAVPAVVAALMWGFIYGNRFGLVGNIEQATGWDLPDLLSQSWILASIGNIVTWEFVGYNMLLFYAALRVISPDLYEAAELDGAGPFRIITGIKLPAIRGALVIGVIFSIIGSFQLFNEPNILQTLAPNAISSYFTPNMYAYNLSFAGQQFNYSAAIAIIMGVLTMVVAYVVQLVGTRKDS; encoded by the coding sequence ATGACGACGATGTCGACCTCGGCCGCCCGGCCGACGGCGCCCGACGCGGCCCGCCCCAGCGGTCCCCCGATGCGACGCGATCGGCGACGCTGGACCGGGCTGGGCTTCGTCGCCCCGTTCCTCGTGGTCTTCCTCGTCGTCCTCATCGCCCCCGTCGGCTACTCGATCTACCTCAGCCTGTTCCAGGAGCGGATGATCGGCGGCAACTCCTTCGTGGGCATCGCCAACTACACGCAGGCGCTCAACGACCCGAACTTCTGGGACGCGCTCGGCCGCGTCGCGCTGTTCCTCGTCGTGCAGGTGCCGATCATGCTGTTCATCGCGCTGTTCGCGGCCCTCGCGCTCGACTCGGCCCGCCTGCACTTCACGGCGTTCTTCCGCATCTCGATCTTCCTGCCCTACGCCGTCCCCGCGGTCGTCGCGGCCCTCATGTGGGGCTTCATCTACGGCAACCGCTTCGGCCTCGTCGGCAACATCGAGCAGGCCACCGGCTGGGACCTCCCCGACCTGCTGTCGCAGAGCTGGATCCTCGCGTCGATCGGCAACATCGTCACGTGGGAGTTCGTCGGCTACAACATGCTGCTGTTCTACGCGGCCCTCCGCGTCATCTCGCCCGACCTCTACGAGGCCGCCGAGCTCGACGGCGCCGGCCCCTTCCGCATCATCACGGGCATCAAGCTCCCCGCCATCCGCGGCGCGCTCGTCATCGGCGTGATCTTCTCCATCATCGGCAGCTTCCAGCTCTTCAACGAGCCGAACATCCTGCAGACGCTGGCGCCGAACGCGATCAGCTCGTACTTCACCCCGAACATGTACGCGTACAACCTGTCCTTCGCGGGACAGCAGTTCAACTACTCCGCCGCCATCGCGATCATCATGGGCGTCCTGACGATGGTGGTCGCCTACGTGGTGCAGCTCGTCGGCACCCGGAAGGACAGCTGA
- a CDS encoding MFS transporter, whose translation MALRPWSGIRPDRNRPPEPASRRSAPTIAVYIAFATNGLMYAALVSRVPALGAVLALPTSELGLLLLCLSAGALSGLPTAGVLVQRFGGGRGITGGMAIATAGLLLLAGGTETGSRSVTAVGLFVVGLGMGIWEVSMNVVGSRTSHLLGTESLLPRLHATLSLGTVAGAVLGALAAAAALPLSTQNVCVAALLVPMGILIGRMVRKGDAGRTRDEPALRGALLASWREPRTLLIGLCILGFALAEGTANEWLAYVLVDGYGTSEEIGAFSFAAFVTAMTAGRLVGGPLATRFGRALLLRASACVALTGLLVVALGDTVPWAMAGALLWGAGAAMGFPVGIAAAGDDPTRAAARVSVVSSLGYAAFLGGPPLLGLLGGLFGIQQAILIVCLALLLAFVTAGATRRR comes from the coding sequence GTGGCTCTGAGGCCGTGGTCCGGCATCCGGCCCGACCGGAACCGGCCACCCGAGCCCGCATCCCGACGCTCCGCCCCGACGATCGCGGTCTACATCGCCTTCGCGACGAACGGCCTCATGTACGCCGCGCTCGTCAGTCGTGTACCCGCGCTCGGCGCTGTGCTGGCGCTCCCCACGTCGGAGCTCGGTCTGCTCCTGCTGTGCCTGTCCGCCGGCGCCCTGTCCGGCCTGCCCACCGCCGGCGTGCTCGTCCAGCGCTTCGGGGGCGGCCGGGGGATCACCGGCGGGATGGCCATCGCGACCGCCGGTCTCCTCCTGCTCGCGGGCGGCACGGAGACCGGCTCGCGATCCGTCACCGCCGTGGGTCTCTTCGTGGTCGGGCTCGGCATGGGGATCTGGGAGGTCAGCATGAACGTGGTGGGCTCGAGGACGTCCCACCTGCTCGGCACGGAGAGCCTCTTGCCGAGGCTCCATGCCACCCTCAGCCTGGGGACGGTGGCAGGCGCGGTCCTCGGGGCGCTCGCGGCGGCTGCCGCGCTCCCGCTCTCGACGCAGAACGTGTGCGTGGCGGCGCTCCTGGTGCCGATGGGGATCCTCATCGGTCGCATGGTCCGGAAGGGCGATGCGGGCCGCACTCGAGACGAACCGGCACTGCGCGGTGCGCTCCTGGCGTCCTGGCGCGAGCCGCGGACCCTCCTCATCGGGCTCTGCATCCTCGGGTTCGCTCTGGCCGAGGGGACGGCGAACGAGTGGCTGGCGTACGTGCTCGTGGACGGGTACGGCACGTCCGAGGAGATCGGCGCCTTCTCCTTCGCCGCGTTCGTGACGGCCATGACCGCCGGGCGCCTCGTCGGCGGGCCGCTCGCGACCCGTTTCGGACGCGCTCTGCTGCTCCGGGCATCCGCGTGCGTGGCGCTCACGGGGCTCCTCGTCGTGGCCCTCGGCGACACGGTGCCGTGGGCCATGGCGGGTGCCCTCCTGTGGGGCGCCGGTGCGGCGATGGGGTTCCCGGTCGGCATCGCGGCCGCGGGAGACGATCCGACACGGGCGGCGGCACGCGTGTCCGTGGTCAGCTCGCTCGGCTACGCAGCGTTCCTGGGTGGGCCGCCGCTGCTCGGACTGCTCGGAGGGCTCTTCGGGATCCAGCAGGCGATCCTGATCGTGTGCCTCGCGCTCCTGCTGGCCTTCGTCACAGCAGGAGCCACGCGCAGGCGCTGA